The Patescibacteria group bacterium genome segment TATTACTTGGCTTGAAAGGTTCTAAACACAAAAGGAACCTCGCGGTTCCTTCTCCATGTCAAGTAAACCCCCGCGCGGGAGGGTTGTCAATGACGCGCTAGGGGCGCTCGGGTACTAGATTGACTTCTATTACTTCAGGAGATTTGCCGATGGTCAGCTGGATGTTTGGCGGGGAGAGTGAGATGACTGAAAAGGTCAGAGGCCGTTTGACCATATTGTCATCGATGACTAGTTTTCGTTTGCCGGGAGCAAACCCGATTGCGTCAACCAATACTTCGAGTGATGCAGGGTCAAGTTGGTCAAACGCGCGTCCGCGCGATTCGAGTGTGATCGTGATCGTTTTGGGGTTTGAGTTTTCTACCACCAGCGTTTCGCTCAGATTGCGATAGGTGATGGGTACAACAAAATCACGCCTAATCGTACCCGTTTGGTACACCAAGAAAAACCAAAGAACCAGAGAGATCGCGAGTGCGCCCACTTTTTCTTTCGTATTTCTGCGTACGATATTGTGCCAAATGGGTGAGGCCTCGCGCGGAAATTTTACACGGAAAAAATCTCGCATTCTATCTTCTACTTTGCCGATGTCATCAAAGGTTTCGAGCTTACCGTTTTGCGCGATTGATATCTGCCCGCGTTCTTCCGATACGATGAGTGCGAGCGCGTCAGAGCGTTCGGCGATACCCAGGCCCGCTGCATGTCGCGTGCCAAATTTGCCTATTTGATCGAAATCATGCGAGAGCGGCAGGTGCGTGCCCAGTATGGCGATACGATTGTGTCTGATGATGACGGCACCATCATGTCCGGGTGAGGTCGGATCAAAAATACTCTCGAGTAGTTCTTGTGAGACGATGCCGTCAACCACACGCCCACCTTCAA includes the following:
- a CDS encoding diadenylate cyclase translates to MPEVLAVILPFSKLARELYFTDVFDVLMVTVIMYAGLMLFRRTRSNSVFAGIAIVVGIYAFSQVFNLYLTSLILRAFFGAFIVVLVVIFQDELRRFFEFLALLGTRREQRDEAMEVSPLINSLLQAATNLAYRKIGALVIIAGAENIDRHVEGGRVVDGIVSQELLESIFDPTSPGHDGAVIIRHNRIAILGTHLPLSHDFDQIGKFGTRHAAGLGIAERSDALALIVSEERGQISIAQNGKLETFDDIGKVEDRMRDFFRVKFPREASPIWHNIVRRNTKEKVGALAISLVLWFFLVYQTGTIRRDFVVPITYRNLSETLVVENSNPKTITITLESRGRAFDQLDPASLEVLVDAIGFAPGKRKLVIDDNMVKRPLTFSVISLSPPNIQLTIGKSPEVIEVNLVPERP